The following coding sequences are from one Nicotiana tabacum cultivar K326 chromosome 1, ASM71507v2, whole genome shotgun sequence window:
- the LOC107782120 gene encoding GDSL esterase/lipase At5g08460-like, translated as MDFSAIKILFIFIFISFTYPKTIALIYPQDLITHDSVFDFSPFSPSFSISPAPIFPPTIEPLVPALFVIGDSSVDCGTNNFLGTFARADRLPYGRDFDTHQPTGRFCNGRIPVDYLAVRLGLPFVPSYLGQAGSIEDMILGVNYASAGAGIIFSSGSELGQHISLAQQIEQVTDTIQQFIMTIGEEATADLISTSVFYISIGTNDYIHYYLRNVSDIQSVYLPWSFNQFLAQTMKQEIKNLYNANVRKVVVMGLAPIGCAPYYLWLYHSKNGQCVETINDMILEFNFAVRYIVAELNEELVGATVIFCDAFEGSMDIIQNHDRYGFNVTDEACCGLGKYRGWILCISPEMACSNASNHIWWDQFHPTDAVNAILADNVWSGLHTPMCYPMNLQDMLAQSTR; from the exons ATGGATTTCTCTGCAATCAAGATTctgttcatcttcatcttcatttcTTTCACATACCCAAAAACTATAGCTCTCATTTACCCTCAAGATCTCATAACCCATGATTCTGTTtttgatttttcaccattttcgcCCTCTTTTTCGATATCTCCAGCTCCGATTTTTCCTCCTACTATAGAACCTCTTGTTCCTGCTTTGTTCGTAATTGGTGATTCATCAGTTGATTGTGGTACTAACAATTTTCTTGGTACATTTGCTCGTGCTGACAGACTTCCTTATGGACGTGATTTTGATACTCATCAACCTACTGGACGTTTCTGCAATGGAAGAATCCCTGTCGATTATCTTg CTGTGCGTCTTGGATTACCATTTGTGCCAAGTTATCTAGGACAGGCTGGTTCAATTGAAGACATGATTCTTGGTGTTAATTATGCTTCTGCTGGTGCTGGCATTATTTTCTCAAGTGGCTCTGAATTG GGTCAGCATATCTCCCTAGCACAACAAATAGAGCAAGTTACTGATACTATTCAGCAATTTATAATGACTATTGGTGAAGAAGCAACAGCTGATCTGATATCAACTTCTGTGTTCTACATTTCGATTGGAACCAACGATTACATTCATTACTATCTCCGGAATGTATCTGATATTCAATCTGTTTACTTACCCTGGAGTTTCAACCAGTTTTTGGCACAGACAATGAAACAAGAGATTAAG AACTTGTACaatgccaatgtaagaaaggTGGTTGTAATGGGACTGGCTCCAATAGGGTGTGCTCCTTATTATCTTTGGCTATACCATAGCAAGAATGGACAGTGTGTCGAAACCATAAATGACATGATACTGGAGTTCAACTTTGCTGTTAGATATATAGTTGCTGAACTTAATGAGGAGCTTGTTGGTGCCACTGTCATCTTCTGTGACGCGTTTGAAGGTTCAATGGACATCATTCAGAATCATGACCGTTATG GTTTCAATGTAACAGATGAGGCTTGCTGTGGTTTAGGCAAATACAGAGGCTGGATCTTGTGCATTTCCCCTGAAATGGCATGCAGTAACGCCTCGAACCATATCTGGTGGGATCAATTTCATCCGACTGATGCTGTGAACGCGATCCTTGCCGACAATGTATGGTCCGGCTTACACACACCTATGTGCTACCCAATGAACTTACAGGACATGTTAGCTCAAAGCACAAGATAA